One genomic region from Armatimonadota bacterium encodes:
- the secF gene encoding protein translocase subunit SecF — MKRWDLIGHRRYLYLASLLVVLLAGAALAGNMAVGRPPLNWGVDFTGGTLLLLRFEDRTVTTGRVRSVLTPLRLGEAMIQQTPGTGDVSIRTRYLSAAERNQVLGALRRGVGPFMVLSVDDVGPKIGRELRNIAILGVVIGLILQVVYVTIRFRSWHYALAADVALVHDVLVVLGAFALTRATVDSAFVAVLLTVVGYSINDTIVVFDRIRENLNLRTREPFPELVNRSILESLVRSLGTSATTLLAIGAVYVFGGPTIRDFAFGLCVAVLTGAYSSIGVASPLLVDLAVRGERMALVAPGAPSSARAETVEAGSRRGRRTSRV, encoded by the coding sequence ATGAAACGCTGGGATCTCATCGGACACCGCCGCTACCTGTACCTGGCCTCCCTGCTCGTCGTCCTCCTCGCGGGAGCGGCCCTGGCCGGCAACATGGCTGTGGGACGTCCGCCCCTCAACTGGGGTGTGGACTTCACGGGAGGAACCCTGCTCCTCCTGCGGTTCGAGGATCGCACCGTGACCACCGGCAGGGTGCGCTCCGTCCTAACCCCGCTCCGGCTTGGGGAGGCGATGATCCAGCAGACGCCGGGGACCGGCGATGTCTCGATTCGAACCAGATACCTGAGTGCCGCGGAGCGCAACCAGGTGCTGGGGGCCCTACGTCGTGGAGTGGGCCCGTTCATGGTGCTCAGCGTGGACGACGTGGGGCCCAAGATCGGCCGGGAGCTGCGCAACATCGCCATCCTCGGGGTGGTGATCGGCCTGATCCTCCAGGTGGTCTACGTGACGATCCGGTTCCGCTCCTGGCACTACGCCCTCGCCGCGGACGTGGCCCTGGTGCATGACGTACTGGTGGTCCTGGGGGCGTTTGCCCTCACCCGGGCCACGGTGGACAGCGCTTTTGTGGCGGTCCTCCTCACGGTGGTGGGCTACAGCATCAACGATACCATCGTGGTCTTCGACCGCATCCGGGAGAACCTCAACCTGCGCACCCGGGAGCCCTTCCCGGAACTCGTGAACCGCAGCATCCTGGAGTCCCTGGTGCGGTCCCTGGGGACCAGCGCCACCACCCTGCTTGCCATCGGAGCCGTGTACGTGTTCGGAGGGCCCACCATCCGAGACTTCGCCTTCGGCCTGTGCGTGGCGGTCCTCACGGGCGCCTACTCCTCCATCGGGGTTGCAAGCCCCCTTCTCGTGGACCTCGCGGTGCGGGGGGAGCGCATGGCCTTGGTCGCACCCGGGGCTCCGTCCAGCGCCCGGGCAGAGACGGTGGAGGCGGGATCCCGCCGTGGCCGCCGCACCTCTCGCGTTTGA